In Plasmodium gaboni strain SY75 chromosome 8, whole genome shotgun sequence, the sequence GACACCTCAGATTATAatcatttgtttttattataaaactCATCTCCAAATCTCTATATTTTGCTCTATATCCATAATTAGAACTTCCAATAACTGTACACCATGGtaaattatcataatgttcattattttcatttatatcatttatattttcatatttcaatatattCTCATTCTCTTCATCAATATCATTATCAAAATTTTCATTGTTAAAATATCCTGACTTGTTCAGGTTAGTTTTTACATTTGGTGAgttattatcattttgttcatatattttatatgaatcaagcttattatgattatgattattattattattattattattattattattattaatattattattcacgttgctcatattttttatatttttgatttttttcatatttttcatattgTCCATTATCCATATACCTTTCGAATGAAATGTCCATGAAggtttataatattctatatatattttttgatttgAAGAATGATTTTcttcaaaaatattttgtccatttactttttttaaaaaattcgTTACATTTTTGgtaatatattcaatacACACATTAGCCATAGCTGAATATGAACTTGgtatataataagataTACCTTTGGATTTATAAAAACTATTAGCACATGGTGACGCTGTGATTAATTGCAatattccattttttttttgtataaggttgatatatatatttctaatTAATTTAAGAAAATTCATTGGGAAGTTTAAATATCCTGAAGAAATAACTAAGCTTTgatcatatttttctatattttttaataagtTTTCTAACATATCTGTTTCATCATATATTGGAGGTATGGAAAATCCACACTGCAAAGAAAGTTCTAATACTAAAATACTTTCATTTGTTTCATATAATggataaaaaaattcatttttttcatttatatgtgtaaataaaatatcaGTTTGgttttcatttttattattatttagaAGAGTAACTGTTGAATCATTTACTACATCatctttataataaaaactATGTGTTTCcatattatgttttttatcgttttttttttgatttttattattatatgtatctTTCTCGCATATATCAGTACTGAAAGAATTTAACATGCTGAATTCATTTAATGTATTactatatttattattacttttattattataaatatatatgttatcatttatggaatgattttttatattgttataagaattattatatgaataatttttattatattgtgAAATATTCTTTTGAATTTCTTTCAACATAAATCGTATTCTTCTATAATACTGTTCACGAAATACATATGCATCTATAAGTGGGTTtattaaatcatttttCCACTCTATGCTTAAATCACTATTTAGAGTAAATGACATACCTTGTATGgtattaattatattatgaatagAATCAGCTAGAAATTTGTTTTCAATAACAAAATATCTATCTTGTCTATTTCGTAAATAACAATCACTTAAATTAGCCCCTGATAATACTAAAATATTATCAccaatatatattttcatatgCATTACACCTATAGCTTCATTGGCTCTAGGAggtaatatattataaagtATAGGACCTAATAAAGGATTATGAAATAAActtatattaatattatctgAACATTTAAAAAGTTCTGATAAAATACTAACTGAACATTCATTCAATTTCCCTTCTGGTCTTGTACCTCTTTGTCtatctaataatatatccACTTTTAAgtcttttatatttacatttttttgtatactatctattaattctttttcCAATTCTCCTATGCCCATATATAAACAGCTAATCACAATACGATTTTGTGAattcttaaaaatatcatttaaggtattaaaaaattcattaggagtaaataataattttgcTTTAGGTTCATGAATGACAAACTTCAGAgccatttttttttttttttttttttttttttattttttttaattatgtgaaaaaaaaaaaaaaaaaaaaaaaaaaaaggggaaaaaataaaatataatataaaacaatataatttattaaatcGTAGTATTCATAATGATGGAggtttttaaaaaaaaaattagcaccccattatataatataatataataatgagtgtatattattatctatgaatacatacatatatatatatatatatatatatatatttttttttattttatatgattatgCTATATAAGGTTAACCTTTAATCTTAGGTATTCtgtatatgtatttattttttttataaaccttatttttattagtTTTACCCTGTGAAAAATAACATATGCTCTCAAACTTTTAGCACTACTAAAATTATATACcataaaattaataaatgaatttaaaattttttatatttttataatgaatttattaataatttttttttttctttacattattattacatagtacagaaaaaatgatatatcatttgatatatatttaaaaatttatttagaaatattaaaaaaaataataaaataaaaataaaaaatgagaGATAATGCATACAtaaatagatatataaataaacatattatatatatatatatatatatatttatacatatatattcatacatatatatctatatttatatatgctatataaataaaccaaaaattataaaatgttagataaaattatataataaatacatataaaataaaacatgtaaaaatatatttaaaaaaataatatgatgTCCCCATTATCATACAAATcaataataaatacaaaaaggaaaaatattaaaaattttaaataacTTTTGAATTTATGattcattaaatatatt encodes:
- a CDS encoding phosphatidylglycerophosphate synthase; amino-acid sequence: MALKFVIHEPKAKLLFTPNEFFNTLNDIFKNSQNRIVISCLYMGIGELEKELIDSIQKNVNIKDLKVDILLDRQRGTRPEGKLNECSVSILSELFKCSDNINISLFHNPLLGPILYNILPPRANEAIGVMHMKIYIGDNILVLSGANLSDCYLRNRQDRYFVIENKFLADSIHNIINTIQGMSFTLNSDLSIEWKNDLINPLIDAYVFREQYYRRIRFMLKEIQKNISQYNKNYSYNNSYNNIKNHSINDNIYIYNNKSNNKYSNTLNEFSMLNSFSTDICEKDTYNNKNQKKNDKKHNMETHSFYYKDDVVNDSTVTLLNNNKNENQTDILFTHINEKNEFFYPLYETNESILVLELSLQCGFSIPPIYDETDMLENLLKNIEKYDQSLVISSGYLNFPMNFLKLIRNIYINLIQKKNGILQLITASPCANSFYKSKGISYYIPSSYSAMANVCIEYITKNVTNFLKKVNGQNIFEENHSSNQKIYIEYYKPSWTFHSKGIWIMDNMKNMKKIKNIKNMSNVNNNINNNNNNNNNNNNHNHNKLDSYKIYEQNDNNSPNVKTNLNKSGYFNNENFDNDIDEENENILKYENINDINENNEHYDNLPWCTVIGSSNYGYRAKYRDLEMSFIIKTNDYNLRCQLKNELNIIYESSHFVQMDELKLRYAFWLKFLVKYIFKWLL